A stretch of Macadamia integrifolia cultivar HAES 741 chromosome 7, SCU_Mint_v3, whole genome shotgun sequence DNA encodes these proteins:
- the LOC122084841 gene encoding protein DETOXIFICATION 33-like: MVIAGLAFGVMWGMGSALETLCGQAYGAKQIHMLGMYMQRSWVILNLMSFVLLPIYFFATPILRFFGQDEDIAGLAGTFSLYMIPQLFAYAINFPMQKFLQAQSKVMAMAWVSGLALLFHIFLCWLLIVQFQLGLVGAAIALNLSWWIVDLGQFVYIVMGYCPGAWTGFSWAAFRDLGAFGRLSIASAIMLCLEFWYYMLLVVLAGNLKDAQIAVASISICTNLNGWVLMIFLGFNAAISVRISNELGAGRPRAAKFSIIVVVLTSALIGVMFLASILYLRNVYALPFTNSPEVAKAVSHLAVIFAFTLLLNSVQPVLTGVAVGAGWQWLIAYVNIGCYYAVGLPLGFLLGAQLDLGVEGIWAGMITGVGLQTVILTGITFGTNWSKEAEAAGSRIKEWGGSVEHPVETIKDFKSHNKGTLLV; encoded by the exons ATGGTCATCGCCGGCCTTGCCTTCGGCGTCATG TGGGGAATGGGAAGTGCACTTGAAACACTATGCGGGCAAGCATACGGAGCAAAACAGATACACATGTTGGGAATGTACATGCAACGTTCATGGGTCATCCTCAACTTGATGTCTTTCGTACTGTTACCCATCTACTTCTTTGCTACCCCGATCTTAAGATTTTTCGGTCAGGATGAAGACATTGCGGGGCTTGCTGGAACGTTCTCGCTCTACATGATCCCTCAATTGTTTGCGTACGCAATCAACTTCCCAATGCAGAAGTTCTTGCAGGCACAAAGCAAGGTCATGGCCATGGCATGGGTGTCTGGCCTTGCACTGCTCTTCCATATCTTCTTGTGTTGGCTATTAATTGTGCAATTTCAACTTGGGTTGGTGGGTGCAGCAATTGCACTCAATCTGTCTTGGTGGATAGTAGACTTGGGCCAATTTGTTTACATTGTCATGGGCTATTGCCCCGGTGCTTGGACCGGGTTCAGTTGGGCAGCCTTCCGTGACTTGGGTGCCTTCGGCCGTCTGTCTATCGCTTCTGCTATTATGTTGTG CCTTGAATTCTGGTATTACATGCTGCTTGTGGTGTTAGCGGGCAACTTGAAGGATGCTCAGATTGCAGTGGCTTCCATTTCCATCTG TACCAATCTCAATGGATGGGTGCTCATGATCTTCCTAGGTTTCAATGCAGCAATCAG TGTGAGGATCTCAAATGAACTTGGAGCAGGAAGGCCAAGGGCGGCGAAATTCTCGATAATTGTAGTGGTTCTAACTTCAGCATTGATAGGTGTAATGTTCCTTGCCAGCATCTTGTATCTGAGGAATGTATATGCTCTTCCTTTCACAAATAGTCCTGAGGTTGCCAAAGCTGTGTCTCACCTTGCTGTCATCTTCGCCTTCACATTGTTGCTCAACAGCGTTCAACCTGTTCTAACAG GAGTGGCTGTAGGAGCAGGATGGCAGTGGTTGATAGCTTATGTAAACATTGGATGTTACTATGCTGTGGGTCTTCCTCTTGGGTTCTTGCTTGGTGCTCAATTGGACTTGGGAGTTGAG GGAATATGGGCTGGGATGATCACTGGTGTTGGCTTGCAAACTGTGATCCTAACAGGCATCACTTTTGGAACAAACTGGAGTAAAGag GCTGAGGCTGCAGGATCTAGGATAAAGGAATGGGGTGGATCAGTAGAACACCCAGTTGAAACTATTAAG GATTTCAAGTCACACAATAAGGGAACACTTTTGGTGTAA